The Halomicronema hongdechloris C2206 genome includes a window with the following:
- a CDS encoding GAF domain-containing sensor histidine kinase has protein sequence MGQPHHPPPHERRLVALGRILQALRQGGAPDQLVQLVLDHVRTEFDYPILWVGRYDQSNHQMLLQGSVVPGDSRVFRPKLSLSPGDLMEQALIEQRPLIVVDLRQEPSAGEWTTIAQGLNIQSAILYPIRRKDSCIGLMLLGAERWGITPSAEERAHLSVLLGTLAEAWHQHDIEYQRQQQQHPDRVLETLLQRLVHIEHLDERLTAVVHDTHQLIQPSRSRVYWFEPRTNHFWLRVQYPKPTKQSRSGEPGGQPSATIQVQEARSFYQTLWADQLVVVGEAHSSLKAGLMAPLMAQMQAQSLIAAPIFCRNELVGALSVEGDTPRLWSEAEKRYMQTVSRLLGLAMPVAAADELIAQTQRDQQLVGGIVHSIHSDADWRKTLDLCARQLCDRTDAHYFLLLLHDTEHGGYEICYQSHGPTGRVPPLTWPSLDEVDWQMLERSQGVIRIEDVEHDLKLMAWRGNFQALGVQSLLVCNVSIGHAPEGLIIIGDKTCRHWSTAECTLLETVAQQIGLILHQWQLQRQMDQQGHVYEAIQWGLRMLQRTFQPEQLDAATTQHLANLLQVPAVVLVSWAIGEDMAQLSQLVLQTKAFQIDEDAVIPVASDAIINWALQTDGILPLTMADLPDLSRQWLSGPNDSNLLITALRTAPKHTPTAVLIVLAPPERRWTEYHFNLLTLIANQLAWARRHLSLTAMLVTQREKLEMLNWYKHRRFEEVYHQLEKGIQRLQALGKKPDALASQRFQQILRQLSSLLTSLNPLLQHEHWKLHTDYKTTPLISLLNRLMERVNPLIQAQQLWAKVHNESNLIIGGDLIKIEFILYELLASACQRSPRGGRIDVWCRQVDRQWLELSITDDGKLPPTLIDELNLGRPEDLLAPSALDDPPGLHLAICHGLMKQMGGDLSLSILDDQRILSRVLLPIANNSRSHRSGPLSPPGSASQPFSRHHGR, from the coding sequence ATGGGCCAGCCTCATCATCCCCCGCCCCACGAAAGACGACTGGTGGCCCTAGGACGTATTCTCCAAGCCCTACGGCAAGGAGGAGCCCCTGACCAGCTGGTGCAGTTGGTATTGGATCACGTCAGGACTGAGTTTGATTACCCCATCCTCTGGGTGGGGCGCTACGACCAGTCGAATCATCAGATGCTGTTGCAGGGCAGTGTTGTCCCCGGCGATAGCCGCGTGTTTCGGCCTAAGTTATCCCTATCCCCTGGGGATCTGATGGAGCAGGCCCTGATCGAGCAGCGCCCCCTGATTGTGGTAGACCTGCGCCAAGAACCCAGTGCCGGGGAATGGACCACCATTGCCCAGGGTCTCAATATCCAGAGTGCTATCCTCTATCCGATTCGCCGTAAGGATAGCTGCATTGGCCTGATGCTGCTGGGGGCTGAGCGTTGGGGCATTACTCCCAGTGCTGAAGAACGGGCCCATCTCTCGGTGTTGCTGGGCACCCTGGCGGAAGCATGGCATCAGCATGATATAGAGTATCAGCGGCAGCAGCAGCAACATCCCGACCGGGTGCTGGAGACGTTGCTGCAGCGGTTGGTCCACATCGAGCATTTAGACGAGCGGCTGACGGCGGTGGTCCACGATACCCATCAGTTGATTCAGCCGAGCCGGTCTCGGGTGTATTGGTTTGAGCCCAGGACCAATCACTTCTGGTTGCGGGTGCAGTATCCGAAGCCGACCAAACAGTCGCGCTCAGGGGAGCCAGGAGGACAGCCGTCTGCCACCATTCAGGTGCAGGAGGCCCGCAGCTTTTACCAGACCCTCTGGGCCGATCAATTGGTGGTGGTGGGAGAGGCCCATAGTTCCCTGAAGGCAGGATTGATGGCGCCGCTGATGGCGCAGATGCAGGCCCAATCGTTGATCGCAGCGCCGATTTTCTGCCGCAACGAACTGGTGGGGGCACTCTCGGTAGAGGGAGACACGCCGCGCCTCTGGAGTGAGGCGGAGAAGCGCTATATGCAGACGGTGAGTCGGTTGCTGGGGTTGGCCATGCCGGTGGCGGCGGCCGATGAGCTGATCGCCCAGACTCAGCGTGATCAGCAACTGGTGGGGGGCATCGTCCACAGCATCCACAGCGATGCCGACTGGCGCAAAACCCTCGATCTCTGTGCTCGGCAACTATGCGATCGCACCGACGCCCACTACTTTCTATTGCTGCTGCACGATACCGAACACGGCGGCTATGAGATCTGCTACCAAAGCCACGGGCCAACGGGGCGGGTGCCTCCATTGACTTGGCCGTCTCTAGATGAGGTCGACTGGCAGATGCTAGAGCGCAGCCAGGGCGTCATCCGCATCGAGGATGTCGAGCACGACCTGAAACTGATGGCCTGGCGCGGCAATTTTCAGGCTCTCGGCGTCCAGTCCCTGCTGGTCTGCAACGTCTCCATTGGCCATGCTCCAGAGGGGCTGATCATTATCGGCGACAAGACCTGCCGTCATTGGTCCACAGCAGAGTGCACCCTCCTAGAAACTGTGGCCCAGCAGATTGGCCTCATCCTGCACCAGTGGCAACTGCAGCGCCAGATGGATCAGCAGGGACATGTCTACGAGGCCATCCAATGGGGCCTGCGCATGCTGCAGAGGACCTTTCAGCCCGAACAACTGGATGCCGCCACTACCCAACACCTGGCCAACCTATTGCAGGTCCCCGCCGTGGTACTCGTGAGTTGGGCCATCGGTGAAGACATGGCCCAACTCAGCCAACTTGTCCTGCAGACCAAAGCCTTTCAAATCGATGAAGACGCCGTTATTCCAGTGGCCTCCGATGCCATCATCAACTGGGCCTTACAAACCGATGGCATTCTCCCCCTGACCATGGCTGATCTACCCGATCTGAGTCGGCAATGGCTCTCCGGCCCCAACGACAGTAATCTGCTGATTACCGCCCTCCGCACCGCTCCTAAGCACACCCCTACAGCCGTCCTGATTGTCCTGGCACCGCCCGAGAGACGCTGGACCGAATACCACTTCAATCTCCTGACCCTAATTGCCAACCAGCTGGCCTGGGCCCGACGACATCTGAGCCTGACGGCAATGCTCGTCACCCAGCGGGAAAAATTAGAAATGCTCAACTGGTATAAACATCGCCGTTTCGAAGAGGTGTATCACCAGTTAGAGAAAGGCATCCAGCGGCTACAGGCCCTAGGCAAGAAACCAGATGCCCTGGCCAGTCAGCGGTTCCAGCAGATCCTGAGGCAATTGAGTAGCCTGCTGACCAGCCTCAATCCACTGCTGCAGCATGAACACTGGAAACTCCATACCGATTACAAAACCACTCCCCTCATCAGTTTGCTCAATCGCTTGATGGAACGGGTCAACCCCCTGATTCAGGCGCAACAACTCTGGGCTAAGGTCCATAACGAGAGCAATCTGATCATCGGTGGTGACCTGATTAAAATTGAATTTATTCTCTATGAATTGCTAGCCAGCGCCTGTCAGCGCTCGCCTCGGGGCGGTCGTATCGACGTTTGGTGTCGCCAGGTGGATCGCCAGTGGCTGGAATTGTCTATCACCGACGACGGCAAGTTACCCCCCACCCTGATCGATGAACTCAATCTGGGTCGCCCGGAAGATCTGCTAGCGCCTTCCGCCCTAGATGACCCCCCCGGCTTGCATCTCGCCATCTGCCACGGCCTGATGAAACAGATGGGAGGAGACCTCTCCCTGTCGATTCTGGATGACCAGCGGATTTTGAGTCGGGTACTGCTGCCGATCGCTAACAATTCTCGCAGCCACCGGTCCGGACCGCTATCACCGCCGGGGTCAGCTAGCCAGCCCTTCTCTCGCCACCATGGCCGCTAG
- the arsC gene encoding arsenate reductase, glutathione/glutaredoxin type, translated as MKRVMFVCKKNSARSQMAEGFAKTFGAGKIEVTSAGLDASQVRPEAIAAMAAVGIDISDQTSKALSDFSPEDFDAVISLCGCGVDLPPEWVTRPHFDDWQLEDPAEQPEIFPQVRDQIRQRVEALIATLSPETAAP; from the coding sequence ATGAAACGGGTCATGTTCGTCTGCAAGAAAAATTCTGCTCGCTCCCAAATGGCGGAAGGCTTCGCCAAGACCTTTGGGGCTGGCAAGATCGAGGTAACCAGTGCCGGCCTAGACGCCAGCCAGGTGCGGCCAGAGGCCATTGCCGCCATGGCAGCCGTGGGCATTGACATCAGTGACCAGACATCCAAGGCGCTAAGCGACTTTTCCCCCGAGGACTTCGACGCCGTCATTTCTCTCTGTGGCTGCGGCGTCGACCTGCCGCCAGAATGGGTGACCCGCCCCCACTTCGATGACTGGCAGTTGGAGGATCCGGCAGAGCAGCCTGAGATCTTTCCCCAGGTCCGCGATCAGATTCGTCAGCGGGTGGAAGCCCTGATCGCCACCCTCAGCCCCGAGACGGCAGCGCCCTGA
- a CDS encoding CHASE2 domain-containing protein, with the protein MRPTRRCVLQLFPTAGGCKYLAAEGIEPEGSQVDPDIMQLGETIFWPLTSNFGGYQGVDARGYQLLLDYRSPEQVARQVSLTRVLQGSLPSNWVKDKLILIGTTAPSAKDLFYTPYSSFEADNHQMAGVTISIVRPPVRLLSVVLDRRPCPGVGRSG; encoded by the coding sequence ATGAGGCCGACGCGCCGGTGTGTATTACAGCTTTTCCCTACGGCTGGTGGCTGCAAGTATCTGGCGGCAGAGGGCATTGAACCCGAGGGGAGTCAGGTGGATCCTGACATCATGCAACTTGGAGAGACGATTTTCTGGCCCCTGACCTCCAATTTCGGGGGGTATCAGGGGGTCGATGCCCGTGGCTACCAGTTGTTGCTGGATTATCGCTCGCCAGAGCAGGTGGCCCGCCAGGTTTCCCTGACTCGGGTATTGCAGGGAAGTTTGCCGTCTAATTGGGTTAAAGACAAGCTGATATTGATCGGCACCACGGCGCCCAGTGCCAAGGATCTGTTCTATACCCCCTACAGTAGTTTCGAGGCTGACAATCACCAGATGGCTGGGGTCACCATCTCCATAGTCAGGCCACCAGTCAGGTTGCTCAGTGTGGTGTTAGATCGACGCCCTTGCCCTGGAGTTGGCCGGAGTGGGTAG
- a CDS encoding shikimate dehydrogenase, producing the protein MITGSTRLLGVMGDPVDHSLSPVMHNAALQELGVDLVYVPFPVSPQHLPAALDGLGALGVQGVNLTIPHKQAVIPLLCQVSDMATAIGAVNTIWPTPQGWAGTNTDVDGFLAPLAAYPRDWAQTTAVILGNGGAARAVVAGCAHLGCQAIWVIGRRATKLQHFLAGWQTSALQPPLRVDTWERLYEHLPQAGLLVNTTPVGMAPQVEASPLSRSMMAQLPQGAIVYDLIYTPRPTQFLQQAVAAGLTSVDGLEMLVQQGAAALTLWLQQPVPIDTMRQALWQRLSLSA; encoded by the coding sequence ATGATCACCGGTTCGACCCGGCTATTGGGGGTGATGGGAGATCCCGTAGATCACTCCCTCTCTCCCGTCATGCACAATGCCGCCCTGCAGGAATTAGGGGTTGACCTGGTCTATGTGCCCTTTCCAGTGTCGCCTCAACACTTGCCCGCGGCTTTGGATGGCTTAGGGGCCTTGGGGGTGCAAGGGGTGAACCTCACCATTCCCCATAAGCAAGCAGTGATTCCGCTCCTCTGCCAGGTCTCCGATATGGCCACAGCGATTGGAGCCGTGAACACCATTTGGCCCACGCCCCAGGGCTGGGCCGGGACCAATACGGACGTCGATGGCTTCCTGGCTCCCCTAGCAGCCTACCCTCGCGACTGGGCCCAAACCACTGCCGTAATTCTGGGCAACGGCGGGGCGGCACGGGCAGTGGTAGCTGGCTGCGCGCACCTGGGCTGTCAGGCCATTTGGGTAATTGGGCGCCGAGCCACTAAGCTACAGCACTTCTTAGCCGGGTGGCAGACCTCTGCCCTTCAGCCTCCTCTGCGAGTAGACACCTGGGAGCGGCTGTATGAGCATTTGCCCCAGGCTGGACTCCTGGTCAACACTACTCCGGTGGGCATGGCGCCCCAGGTGGAGGCCTCGCCACTCAGTAGGTCCATGATGGCCCAGCTGCCGCAGGGGGCCATTGTCTATGATCTGATCTACACCCCGCGCCCCACTCAATTTCTGCAGCAAGCAGTGGCTGCAGGGCTAACCAGCGTAGACGGCTTAGAGATGCTAGTGCAACAGGGGGCGGCCGCCCTAACCCTTTGGCTGCAACAGCCCGTCCCCATCGACACCATGCGCCAGGCTCTCTGGCAGCGACTGTCCTTATCCGCCTGA
- the arsB gene encoding ACR3 family arsenite efflux transporter, with protein MGTGSSEINARAVHAGGRLGFFERYLTVWVVVCIVVGIGLGRLFPGVAVALDAMSVYQVSIPIAICLFFMMYPIMVKIDFGQAKKAAQTPKPVILTLVVNWLIKPFTMVIFAQVFLGWLFRPLLAGTELIRGGEIALADSYIAGAILLGIAPCTAMVLMWGYLSFSNQGHTLVMVAINSLAMLFLYAPLGRWLLAANNLSVPWETIVLSVLIYVGLPLLAGAVSRTWILRHKGKAWFETVFLKYLSPVAVAALLITLVLLFAFKGDLIGRHPFHIALIAVPLFLQTNFIFLITYAIAQKLGFYYEDAAPAALIGASNHFEVAIATAVTLFGLNSGVALATVVGVLIEVPVMLLLVDLCKRTAFWFPRDPEKATLSDPRCLKAHL; from the coding sequence ATGGGTACAGGTTCTTCAGAGATCAATGCCAGGGCGGTTCATGCCGGAGGGCGACTCGGCTTCTTTGAGCGCTATCTCACCGTCTGGGTTGTGGTGTGCATTGTCGTCGGCATTGGATTGGGACGCCTGTTTCCTGGGGTGGCGGTGGCCCTGGACGCCATGAGTGTCTATCAAGTCTCGATTCCCATTGCTATCTGCCTGTTTTTCATGATGTATCCCATCATGGTCAAGATCGATTTTGGCCAGGCCAAGAAGGCGGCCCAGACGCCGAAGCCGGTCATCCTGACCCTGGTGGTGAACTGGCTGATAAAACCCTTCACCATGGTGATATTTGCGCAAGTCTTCTTGGGCTGGTTGTTTCGTCCGCTATTGGCTGGCACGGAGTTAATCCGCGGTGGAGAGATTGCCCTGGCGGATAGCTACATCGCCGGAGCGATCTTACTAGGGATTGCCCCCTGTACGGCCATGGTGCTGATGTGGGGCTATCTGTCCTTTAGTAATCAGGGCCACACGCTGGTGATGGTGGCGATTAACTCCCTGGCCATGCTGTTTCTATATGCGCCACTGGGGCGGTGGTTGTTGGCGGCCAATAACCTGAGCGTGCCCTGGGAAACCATTGTGTTGTCAGTCCTGATCTATGTGGGCCTACCCCTGTTGGCGGGGGCCGTGTCTAGAACCTGGATACTGCGCCACAAGGGTAAAGCCTGGTTCGAGACGGTGTTTTTGAAATACTTGAGCCCGGTGGCGGTGGCGGCCCTGTTGATTACTCTGGTGCTGTTGTTTGCCTTCAAGGGTGACTTGATTGGGCGCCATCCATTTCATATTGCGCTGATTGCGGTGCCGCTGTTCTTGCAGACAAATTTTATTTTCCTGATCACCTACGCCATTGCCCAGAAGCTGGGCTTCTATTACGAGGATGCGGCCCCAGCGGCGCTGATTGGGGCCAGTAATCACTTTGAGGTTGCGATCGCAACGGCGGTGACCCTATTCGGCCTCAATTCAGGAGTGGCCTTGGCCACCGTGGTTGGGGTACTGATCGAAGTCCCGGTGATGTTGCTGTTGGTAGACCTCTGCAAGCGTACGGCCTTCTGGTTCCCTCGAGATCCGGAAAAGGCAACCTTATCCGATCCCCGCTGTTTGAAAGCCCATCTCTAA
- a CDS encoding bifunctional pantoate--beta-alanine ligase/(d)CMP kinase: protein MQLLKTVEGLHCYLVRLRAAPAAQTVGLVPTMGALHQGHASLIQRARQDNDQVVVSIFVNPLQFGPGEDLDQYPRTLSEDLRQCHDLGVDAVFAPTAAVLYGDSLEAGVTQVVPPPAMTACLCGRFRPGHFTGVATVVTKLLNLVQPDRAYFGQKDAQQLAILQQLVRDLNIASQIVPCPTVREADGLAVSSRNRYLSPQERQQATVLYQGLQAAAQRFQQGECQGQVLIDTVQAVLATVPAVRPQYVELVHPQTLTPLWQIDTVGLLAVAAHVGQTRLIDNWWLRSRRPIIAIDGPAGAGKSTVARRVAQTLDLLYLDSGAMYRAITWLVLQRGIDPQDEVAVAEVIPDCEIRLAAGEPGTPFPSRIWINDQEVTRAIRSPAVTQHVSTVAAQPMVRQRLLQQQQVHGVHGGIVMEGRDIGTQVFPQAELKIFLTASVQERARRRQRDLAAQQHPPVSLEDLAQAIDERDRKDSTRRVAPLQQADDAIELCTDGLTIDDVVAKIVHLYHQSLNAAATTAD, encoded by the coding sequence GTGCAGCTGCTCAAAACGGTGGAAGGATTACACTGCTACCTGGTGCGCCTGCGGGCGGCACCAGCGGCCCAGACCGTTGGTCTCGTCCCCACCATGGGCGCGTTGCACCAAGGGCACGCTAGCTTGATACAGCGAGCCCGCCAAGACAATGACCAGGTGGTGGTCAGCATCTTCGTCAACCCCCTGCAGTTTGGCCCCGGAGAAGACCTGGACCAGTATCCCCGCACCTTGAGTGAAGATCTGCGCCAGTGCCATGATCTGGGCGTGGATGCGGTGTTTGCGCCTACTGCGGCGGTGCTCTATGGCGACAGCCTGGAAGCCGGAGTCACCCAGGTGGTGCCCCCCCCAGCCATGACGGCGTGTCTCTGCGGTCGCTTCCGCCCCGGGCATTTTACTGGCGTGGCCACGGTGGTGACCAAATTGCTGAACCTGGTGCAGCCCGATCGGGCCTACTTTGGCCAGAAAGACGCGCAGCAGCTGGCGATCCTGCAACAGTTGGTCCGGGATTTAAACATCGCCAGCCAGATCGTGCCCTGCCCCACGGTGCGCGAGGCCGATGGCCTGGCCGTCAGTTCTCGCAATCGCTACCTCAGCCCCCAAGAGCGGCAGCAGGCCACCGTGCTCTACCAAGGTCTGCAGGCGGCGGCTCAAAGGTTTCAGCAAGGGGAGTGCCAGGGACAGGTCCTGATCGATACCGTTCAGGCGGTGTTGGCTACCGTCCCGGCGGTGCGGCCCCAGTATGTGGAGTTGGTCCATCCCCAGACCCTGACCCCCCTCTGGCAGATTGACACGGTGGGGCTGTTGGCGGTAGCTGCCCATGTCGGCCAGACCCGCTTGATCGATAATTGGTGGTTGCGATCGCGGCGGCCCATCATCGCCATCGACGGTCCAGCCGGCGCCGGTAAATCTACGGTGGCTCGCCGGGTAGCCCAAACCCTCGATCTGCTCTATCTAGACAGCGGTGCCATGTATCGGGCCATCACCTGGTTGGTGTTGCAGCGGGGCATCGATCCCCAGGATGAGGTCGCCGTCGCCGAGGTGATCCCGGACTGTGAGATTCGCCTAGCCGCTGGCGAGCCAGGCACCCCCTTCCCCTCCCGCATCTGGATCAACGACCAAGAAGTGACCCGAGCCATTCGCTCCCCAGCGGTGACCCAGCATGTCTCCACCGTCGCAGCGCAACCGATGGTGCGGCAGAGGCTACTGCAGCAACAGCAGGTCCATGGCGTCCATGGCGGCATTGTCATGGAAGGGCGCGATATCGGCACCCAGGTCTTTCCCCAGGCAGAACTGAAAATTTTTCTCACTGCCTCGGTGCAAGAGCGGGCCCGGCGACGACAGCGGGACCTGGCCGCCCAGCAACACCCCCCCGTGAGCCTAGAGGATCTGGCCCAGGCCATCGACGAACGCGATCGCAAAGATAGCACCCGCCGGGTAGCCCCCTTGCAGCAGGCTGACGATGCCATCGAACTATGCACCGACGGCCTCACCATCGACGATGTGGTGGCGAAAATCGTGCATCTCTATCACCAGTCTCTCAACGCCGCCGCGACGACAGCCGACTAA
- the arsN2 gene encoding arsenic resistance N-acetyltransferase ArsN2 translates to MVSQLPGLYLRSATVADQPLIQTWLGQHQLPTEDLSDILDCLYLGVQGNDIVGIGGIERHGEDGLLRSLVIAPSWQGQGYGQRLCRQLIQQAQFEGLQALYLLTNTAPHFFAKLGFACIERQFAPTTIQQTTEFASLCPDSAICMQLLLPVSESSPLLN, encoded by the coding sequence ATGGTTTCTCAACTACCAGGGTTGTATTTGCGTTCGGCTACGGTGGCTGATCAACCGTTGATCCAGACATGGTTGGGGCAACATCAGCTACCGACTGAGGACCTCTCAGATATTCTCGATTGTCTGTATCTAGGTGTTCAAGGAAACGACATTGTTGGTATAGGCGGTATTGAACGTCATGGGGAAGATGGCCTCCTGCGTTCCTTGGTGATTGCTCCGTCCTGGCAAGGCCAAGGCTATGGCCAACGGCTCTGTCGTCAGTTGATTCAGCAGGCTCAGTTTGAAGGTCTCCAGGCTCTGTATTTACTCACTAATACAGCTCCTCACTTTTTTGCCAAACTGGGCTTCGCCTGCATTGAGCGCCAGTTTGCCCCGACAACCATACAGCAGACGACAGAGTTTGCATCTCTCTGTCCAGACTCGGCAATCTGCATGCAGCTTTTATTACCTGTTTCCGAATCGTCACCATTACTCAATTGA
- a CDS encoding protein kinase domain-containing protein: MIGTLLAGRYKLIRALGSGGFGQTYLAEDIRATEGQADHDGLCVVKQLQPASQTSNFLTVARRLFDTEVSTLETLGQHDQIPTLLDHFEEDNEFYLVQDFIDGQSLKEEFKAKGRFGEADVIDLLHQVLTILSFVHSQNVIHRDIKPDNLIRRHRDGKLVLIDFGAVKQIRTQLSGPSDTQLTVGIGTQGYTPCEQLAGKPRFSSDLYALGMTAIHALSGESPSDWVDDPETTPLQWPMSVSVSPGLEQFLRQLVQPSVYRRYGSAQAALADLNRLDQLVLEVDIPETVPDLRSSQKGGQPWWWRLAAPVMATALVFGVRQLGGFVPPELAVYDWLVYQQPDLGPDPRLLLVEITEADLQRLQRPTPTDATLAQAIDILQGYDPRVIGLDMHRELPQGDGHAQLLETLQAPNLVAIFSIGGTSNQALPPPDTVPSDRVGFNDIPVDSDGVIRRNLLFASASNEADAPVCITAFPYGWWLQVSGGRGH; this comes from the coding sequence ATGATCGGCACGTTGCTAGCAGGACGTTACAAACTAATTCGAGCCCTAGGATCAGGAGGATTTGGTCAGACCTATCTGGCTGAGGATATTAGGGCCACAGAGGGACAGGCTGATCACGACGGGCTTTGTGTGGTGAAGCAATTACAGCCGGCCAGCCAGACCTCTAATTTTCTGACTGTGGCCCGCCGCCTGTTTGACACCGAAGTCTCTACCCTAGAGACCTTAGGACAGCATGACCAAATTCCGACCCTGCTGGATCATTTTGAAGAGGACAATGAGTTCTATCTGGTGCAAGACTTCATCGATGGCCAGTCACTCAAAGAAGAATTTAAGGCCAAGGGACGTTTCGGTGAAGCCGACGTCATCGACCTGTTACATCAGGTGCTGACGATTCTCAGCTTTGTCCACAGTCAGAATGTCATCCATCGGGATATCAAGCCTGATAATTTAATCCGTCGCCATCGCGACGGCAAGTTAGTGCTGATCGACTTTGGGGCCGTCAAGCAAATCCGAACCCAGCTGTCAGGCCCCTCAGATACGCAACTGACGGTGGGGATTGGCACCCAGGGGTATACGCCCTGTGAACAGTTGGCAGGCAAACCTCGCTTCAGTAGTGACCTCTACGCCCTAGGCATGACGGCAATTCACGCCCTCAGCGGGGAGTCTCCCTCGGATTGGGTCGATGATCCCGAAACGACTCCCCTGCAATGGCCAATGTCGGTATCGGTGAGCCCTGGGTTAGAGCAATTCCTGCGTCAGTTAGTGCAACCCTCGGTATATCGCCGCTATGGCTCGGCCCAGGCGGCCTTGGCGGATTTAAATCGCCTAGACCAGTTGGTCCTCGAGGTGGATATCCCCGAGACGGTCCCAGATCTGCGGTCCAGTCAAAAGGGGGGGCAACCCTGGTGGTGGCGGTTAGCAGCGCCAGTCATGGCCACGGCCCTAGTATTTGGGGTGCGCCAGCTGGGGGGCTTTGTGCCGCCAGAGCTGGCCGTTTACGATTGGCTGGTCTATCAGCAGCCCGACCTGGGCCCGGACCCGCGGTTGCTGCTGGTGGAAATTACCGAAGCCGATTTGCAGCGCTTACAGCGCCCTACCCCAACCGATGCCACCCTAGCCCAGGCCATCGACATCCTGCAGGGCTATGACCCTCGGGTCATCGGTCTCGACATGCATCGGGAACTGCCCCAGGGCGATGGCCATGCCCAATTACTAGAGACGCTGCAGGCTCCCAATCTAGTGGCCATTTTCAGCATTGGTGGCACCTCGAATCAAGCCCTGCCGCCCCCTGACACCGTGCCTTCTGACCGGGTGGGGTTTAATGATATCCCGGTGGACTCCGACGGTGTCATTCGGCGCAACTTGTTGTTCGCCTCTGCCAGTAATGAGGCCGACGCGCCGGTGTGTATTACAGCTTTTCCCTACGGCTGGTGGCTGCAAGTATCTGGCGGCAGAGGGCATTGA
- a CDS encoding quinone-dependent dihydroorotate dehydrogenase, giving the protein MADLYTAVVRPMVFGLGLDPEWLHGYLIERLAWLGQPPTEANSTLGLSPPQAWLRRQLGVQQPALQQRLWGLEFANPLGLAAGFDKDGQACRAWSLLGFGFAELGTVTAQAQAGNPKPRLFRLPRDRAALNRMGFNNQGAAAMAQRLAQLWAADRSPIPLGINVGKSKVTPLEQAPQDYLHSFRLLQPWGDYFVVNVSSPNTPGLRSLQARDQLEPILAALQEANPAQKPLLVKIAPDLDWAAIATVIELVQQYNLAGIIATNTTIRRDQLQTRVLRPTGETVAAAPGGISGAPLRQRSTAVIRFIWQHSQGQVPIIGVGGIFNGDDAWEKITAGASLLQVYTGWIYEGPWLVRRTLEGLLGHLQAHGLTTITEAVGLAARH; this is encoded by the coding sequence TTGGCTGATCTGTATACCGCTGTCGTGCGGCCGATGGTGTTTGGCCTGGGACTGGATCCCGAATGGCTCCATGGGTATCTGATCGAGCGCTTAGCCTGGTTGGGTCAACCCCCAACTGAGGCCAATTCGACCCTGGGCCTATCGCCACCTCAGGCCTGGCTGCGACGGCAGCTGGGAGTGCAGCAGCCAGCCTTGCAGCAGCGGCTCTGGGGACTGGAGTTTGCCAATCCTCTGGGGTTGGCAGCTGGCTTCGATAAGGATGGCCAAGCCTGTCGAGCCTGGTCGCTGCTGGGGTTTGGCTTTGCCGAGTTGGGCACCGTCACGGCCCAAGCCCAAGCGGGGAACCCCAAACCGCGGCTATTTCGGCTGCCGCGAGACCGCGCCGCCCTCAACCGTATGGGCTTCAATAACCAGGGGGCGGCAGCCATGGCCCAGCGTTTAGCCCAACTGTGGGCGGCGGATCGATCGCCGATTCCCCTGGGCATTAATGTGGGCAAGTCTAAGGTGACTCCGTTGGAGCAGGCCCCCCAAGACTATCTCCACAGCTTTCGCCTACTGCAGCCCTGGGGAGACTATTTCGTGGTGAATGTGTCGTCGCCCAACACGCCGGGGTTGCGATCGCTACAGGCCCGCGATCAGCTGGAGCCCATCCTGGCGGCGCTGCAGGAAGCCAACCCGGCGCAAAAACCCCTGCTGGTGAAGATCGCCCCGGATTTAGACTGGGCTGCGATCGCAACTGTGATCGAGTTAGTCCAGCAATACAACTTAGCCGGCATCATCGCCACCAACACCACCATCCGACGCGATCAGCTACAGACCCGAGTGCTACGGCCCACTGGGGAGACGGTAGCGGCAGCTCCCGGCGGCATCAGCGGTGCCCCCCTGCGGCAGCGCTCGACGGCGGTGATTCGCTTCATCTGGCAACACAGCCAGGGCCAAGTGCCCATCATCGGCGTGGGGGGGATTTTCAACGGCGACGACGCCTGGGAGAAAATCACCGCCGGGGCCTCCCTCCTACAGGTCTACACCGGCTGGATCTACGAAGGGCCTTGGCTGGTGCGCCGCACCCTGGAGGGCCTCCTGGGCCATCTGCAAGCCCATGGGCTAACTACCATCACCGAGGCAGTAGGCTTGGCCGCTCGCCACTGA